The nucleotide window ACGGAATTCCGAGTGATTTTACCAGTTTTCCCAGCGAATAACTCTCGGCTTCCGGAATTAATTTTTTAGCTAAAGGGATGGTATCCAGTGTGTTGATACGATAGTCATAACCCAGGCGTTTAAACTCCTGTCTCAGCATACGGTAGTCGAATTCGATATTGTGTCCAACAAGCGTTGTACCGGCTGTCATTTCAACCACCCTTTTGGCAATTTCATGAAAACGCGGTGCTGTACGCACCATTTTGGGTGTAATACCGGTAAGTTTCTGTACAAAAGGCGTTATATCACTGTCCGGATTAACTAGGGACATGAACTGATCCACAATTTCGTGTCCGTCATACTTATAGACCGCGATCTCAATGATGCTCTCTTTCCGGAATCCGGCGCCGTTACTTTCTATGTCTATTACTGAATACATTTCTAAAATTTCCCTGTCTTATCTTCTCCGTTTCAGCCCGAACATCCCCAGGATCGCCCGGGCACCTTCGCGCATCAGCGTATTTGTGAACGTTCGGCCGGCACTGGACTTCATTACTGTTTCAAACATTCCCGGCTCTTCCTTCACCGGCTTTGCCTTCTGCCCCGGCACGGCTTCTGCAACGGCCTGCTCCATCCGCGAGGTAAGCATCTCGTATGCTGAATCTTTGTTTACGGACTGCTCATATTTAGCCACCAATGCAGAGCGGGAGGTCAGTTCAGCAACCTCAGCATCTGTCAACACATCCATGCGGCTTTCCGGTGAGATCAGATAGGTATGGACCAAAGGAGTAGGAATCCCTTTTTCGTCCAGTGCTGTAACAAAAGCCTCGCCAATACCCAGATTCTGAATCAGCTGGCCGGCGTCATAAAATTCAGTAATCGGGTAATTCTCCACCGCCTTATTGATTTCCTTTCTGTCTTTTGCCGTAAAACCCCGCAAAGCATGCTGAATTTTAAGCCCCAACTGACTAAGCACGTTTTCCGGCACATCGCCCGGAATCTGTGTGATAAAGTAGATTCCGACACCTTTGGAACGGATCAGCTTCACCATAGTTTCAATCTGATTAAGCAGCGTTTTGGACGCTTCCTTGAAGATTAAATGTGCTTCATCAATGAACAAGACCAGTTTGGGTTTACCGGTATCGCCTTCTTCCGGAAAAGTAAGATATATCTCGGCAAAAAGTGACAGCATAAATGTTGAAAAAAGCTGGGGCTGGCTTTGGATGTTTCCCACACGCAGGATATTTACTACCCCTTTACCATTCTTTTTATGCAGCAAATCCTCTACATCAAAACTCGGTTCGCCAAAAAACTCTGCCGCACCCTGCTGCTCCATGGCA belongs to Chryseobacterium sp. and includes:
- a CDS encoding helicase HerA-like domain-containing protein produces the protein MDNRAKFIQDLNARYVPKGEHIILGKGILDGEVVKEVDVMLPLKTINRHGLIAGATGTGKTKTVQVFAEQLSHAGIPSLVLDIKGDFSGISRAGERNAIIEERYAKTGLSWNAQDFPVELMTISGEQGVKLRATVTEFGPLLLSKILDLNETQTGIMSIVFKYCDDKGLPLIDLEDLKKVLKYVTDTPQGKADISNNYGSVSSASLGAILRSIVAMEQQGAAEFFGEPSFDVEDLLHKKNGKGVVNILRVGNIQSQPQLFSTFMLSLFAEIYLTFPEEGDTGKPKLVLFIDEAHLIFKEASKTLLNQIETMVKLIRSKGVGIYFITQIPGDVPENVLSQLGLKIQHALRGFTAKDRKEINKAVENYPITEFYDAGQLIQNLGIGEAFVTALDEKGIPTPLVHTYLISPESRMDVLTDAEVAELTSRSALVAKYEQSVNKDSAYEMLTSRMEQAVAEAVPGQKAKPVKEEPGMFETVMKSSAGRTFTNTLMREGARAILGMFGLKRRR